One segment of Pasteurella skyensis DNA contains the following:
- the murF gene encoding UDP-N-acetylmuramoyl-tripeptide--D-alanyl-D-alanine ligase, with protein MIKLNLKTIADILNAHLVGDENISIENISTDTRQAVENRLFFALKGENFDAHNYLTQAVEQGCVAVVVEREMDINVPQLIVKDTRLALGQLGKWLKAKINPKTVAITGSSGKTTVKEMVAKILQNVTACSDEVLFTFGNLNNDLGVPLTLLRLNENHKFAVVELGANHLGEIAYTVDLVKPDACLINNVTSAHLEGFGSLEGVAKAKGEIYQGLADDGTAIVNLDYSEWKNLWQQRIANRKTQTFSASDQSVDFYAKNIQLTLNGANFILGTPQGEIEIHSSYLGEHNISNALAATSLAMAVGADLKAVKLGLEQQSKVKGRLYPIEINEKLLLIDDTYNANVGSLKSAVSVLKNYPAFRILAVADMGELGSESKQCHQQIADFVKDAKLDLVVSFGKESAVISNNSAHHFTNKQAMSDFLMPVILQKVQQKQPLVLLAKGSRSQKMEELIALLVEQLSNKDEQC; from the coding sequence ATGATTAAATTAAATTTGAAAACGATTGCTGATATTCTCAATGCTCATTTAGTAGGCGATGAAAACATCAGTATTGAAAACATTAGCACCGACACTCGTCAAGCAGTGGAAAATAGACTATTTTTTGCATTAAAAGGCGAAAATTTTGATGCTCATAATTATTTAACCCAAGCCGTTGAGCAAGGTTGTGTAGCGGTTGTGGTTGAGCGAGAAATGGATATCAATGTGCCACAACTGATTGTGAAAGATACTCGTTTGGCCTTAGGTCAGTTGGGAAAATGGCTAAAAGCAAAAATCAATCCAAAAACGGTTGCGATTACTGGATCATCAGGTAAAACAACGGTGAAAGAAATGGTTGCAAAAATTTTGCAAAATGTGACCGCTTGTTCTGATGAGGTGTTGTTTACCTTTGGTAATTTAAACAACGATTTAGGTGTGCCTTTAACCTTGCTACGATTAAATGAAAACCATAAATTTGCGGTGGTTGAGCTAGGGGCAAATCACTTAGGTGAGATTGCTTATACTGTTGATTTGGTGAAACCTGATGCGTGCTTAATCAATAATGTAACCTCTGCACATTTAGAAGGCTTTGGCTCGCTGGAAGGTGTTGCAAAGGCAAAAGGTGAGATTTATCAAGGTTTGGCAGATGATGGCACAGCGATTGTTAATTTAGATTACTCAGAGTGGAAAAATTTATGGCAACAAAGGATCGCAAATAGAAAAACACAAACTTTCTCAGCCAGTGATCAGTCAGTAGATTTTTATGCGAAAAATATTCAATTAACCTTAAATGGTGCAAATTTTATTTTAGGCACGCCACAAGGTGAGATTGAAATTCATTCCTCTTATTTGGGCGAACATAATATCAGTAATGCGTTGGCGGCGACTTCACTTGCGATGGCGGTGGGGGCAGATTTGAAAGCCGTAAAATTAGGTCTTGAACAACAATCAAAAGTAAAAGGGCGTTTGTATCCGATTGAAATCAATGAGAAGTTATTACTGATTGATGATACTTATAATGCCAATGTGGGCTCATTAAAATCTGCGGTTTCAGTATTAAAAAATTACCCTGCATTTAGAATTTTAGCTGTCGCTGATATGGGTGAGTTAGGTAGTGAAAGTAAACAATGTCATCAACAGATAGCGGATTTTGTCAAGGACGCTAAGCTTGATTTGGTGGTTTCTTTTGGTAAAGAAAGTGCGGTGATCAGTAATAATTCCGCACATCATTTTACCAATAAACAAGCAATGAGTGATTTTTTAATGCCAGTAATTTTGCAAAAAGTACAACAAAAGCAACCGCTTGTATTATTGGCAAAAGGCTCACGTAGTCAAAAAATGGAAGAGTTAATCGCTCTTTTAGTTGAACAATTAAGTAATAAGGATGAACAATGTTAG
- the murE gene encoding UDP-N-acetylmuramoyl-L-alanyl-D-glutamate--2,6-diaminopimelate ligase codes for MKRLIHIIPELAELPVMELNHICLDSRQVAQGDLFIALKGHQVDGRDFIPTAIEQGACLILSEAENDQQAVTFEQKFAKNEKNLTACTILCIPNLAQKVSQIAGEFYANPSKKLTLVGVTGTNGKTTVAQLLAQWHHLMGGKSAVMGTIGNGLYPNMQEAINTTGSAVEIQQYLSQFVEQRADFCAMEVSSHGLVQHRVEALEFDVAVFTNLSRDHLDYHKTMDEYEKAKFRLFSELNTQHKIINFDDEVGKKWLEQLPNAVAVSCDPKATITQKQWLQATHITFNQQGASIEFSSSWGDGKIESKLIGAFNVSNLLTALATLLALGHNLQNLIKIVPLLTGVCGRMESFNAEGNPTAIVDYAHTPDALEKALQAARLHCEGDLWCVFGCGGDRDTGKRPQMAEIAERYADKVIVTDDNPRTEDPETITDDILKGFIKPKKVTVMHIRQYAIQEAMAKADSKDVVLIAGKGHEDYQIIGMKKYHFSDQEEVKKYIND; via the coding sequence ATGAAACGTTTAATTCATATCATTCCAGAGCTTGCTGAATTACCAGTTATGGAGTTAAATCATATTTGTTTAGATAGTCGTCAAGTTGCACAGGGTGATTTATTTATTGCTCTAAAAGGACATCAAGTTGATGGACGAGATTTTATTCCAACAGCGATAGAACAAGGCGCTTGCTTAATTTTAAGTGAAGCAGAAAACGATCAACAAGCGGTAACATTTGAGCAAAAATTTGCAAAAAATGAAAAAAATCTTACCGCTTGTACTATCCTTTGCATTCCTAATTTAGCACAAAAAGTCTCACAAATCGCAGGTGAATTTTATGCTAATCCTTCAAAAAAATTAACCTTAGTTGGGGTAACAGGAACAAATGGTAAGACGACTGTTGCACAGCTTTTAGCACAATGGCATCACCTAATGGGTGGTAAATCAGCAGTAATGGGAACGATTGGAAATGGTTTGTATCCTAATATGCAAGAGGCGATTAATACAACAGGTTCAGCAGTTGAAATTCAGCAATACTTATCACAATTTGTAGAGCAAAGAGCTGATTTTTGTGCAATGGAAGTATCATCTCACGGTTTAGTGCAACATCGTGTGGAAGCATTGGAATTTGATGTGGCGGTGTTTACCAATTTAAGCCGTGATCATTTGGATTACCATAAAACAATGGATGAATATGAAAAGGCAAAATTTCGTCTATTCAGTGAATTAAATACTCAACATAAAATCATCAATTTTGATGATGAGGTGGGTAAAAAATGGCTCGAACAATTACCGAATGCGGTTGCAGTCAGTTGTGATCCAAAAGCGACAATAACTCAAAAACAGTGGTTACAAGCAACACACATTACTTTTAATCAACAAGGTGCAAGCATTGAATTTTCATCAAGTTGGGGCGATGGCAAAATTGAAAGTAAATTGATTGGAGCATTTAATGTTAGCAATTTACTTACCGCATTAGCGACTTTATTAGCATTAGGACATAATTTGCAAAATTTGATTAAAATCGTACCGCTTCTAACAGGTGTATGTGGACGTATGGAATCATTTAATGCAGAAGGAAATCCAACTGCTATTGTAGATTATGCTCATACGCCAGATGCCCTTGAAAAAGCTTTGCAGGCAGCACGTTTACATTGCGAAGGCGATTTATGGTGCGTATTTGGTTGCGGTGGCGATCGTGATACGGGTAAACGCCCACAAATGGCAGAAATTGCTGAGCGTTATGCAGACAAAGTGATCGTAACGGACGATAACCCACGCACTGAAGATCCTGAAACCATTACCGATGACATTTTAAAAGGTTTTATCAAACCGAAAAAAGTCACGGTAATGCACATTCGACAATATGCAATACAAGAAGCAATGGCAAAAGCTGATTCAAAAGATGTAGTGTTAATTGCGGGTAAAGGACACGAAGATTATCAAATTATTGGTATGAAAAAATATCATTTTTCAGACCAAGAAGAAGTGAAGAAATATATCAATGATTAA